From a single Candidatus Rokuibacteriota bacterium genomic region:
- a CDS encoding response regulator, giving the protein MLQRSGAPRDHLHWVLVVDRDESAADSLARRFQEQGLPAHATTSGQEALRLASLRKPSLAIIDLTVRGMAGVELARRLRALDPELAMVVTTSDRRPALEVEARRVGIVHYAHKPLDLERLDAVTTRAIESLDRGDQE; this is encoded by the coding sequence ATGCTTCAGCGCTCCGGGGCACCGCGAGATCATCTTCACTGGGTCCTGGTAGTCGACCGGGACGAATCCGCCGCTGACTCCCTGGCCCGCCGCTTCCAGGAGCAAGGGCTGCCGGCCCATGCCACCACCTCCGGCCAGGAGGCCTTGCGGCTGGCGAGCCTCAGGAAGCCAAGCCTGGCCATCATCGACCTGACCGTCAGGGGCATGGCGGGAGTGGAGCTGGCCCGGCGTCTCAGGGCGCTGGACCCGGAGCTGGCCATGGTCGTGACGACGAGCGACCGGCGGCCGGCGCTCGAAGTCGAGGCCCGCAGGGTTGGGATCGTTCACTACGCGCACAAGCCTCTCGACCTGGAGCGCCTCGACGCCGTCACGACGAGGGCCATCGAAAGCCTCGACCGAGGAGATCAGGAATGA